The sequence TGGACTAAACGACAACTCTCCAATTGAACAAGTACATCTCAAATTCTGTAAAGCAATCCTGGGCGTAAGAAAAAATGCCAGCAACCTTGCCACAAGAGCAGAGCTTGGTAGATATCCCCTCTGGATTGAAGTGTATACTAGAATCTATTCATACTATAAAAGATTAGTTAGAGAAATGCCGAAAGATAGCTTACAATATGAAGCTTTTTTAGTACAGCAGGACCTACATAGGAGAAAGATACCATGCTGGCTTTCAAATATTAGTAAAATCTTGgaggagtcaggctttgcctaccttttacttAACAAAGACCGAAACACGCTATCCGCTCAATCTGAGCTAAAACAGAGGCTGaaagacaactttcttcaacatttctactcacaacttaattcttctggtgaaaaagggaagaatggaaacaaattgagaacttacaaaaaattcaagattacgtatgaaaaagaaaaatatctagatatacaaaattctaactatcgccgagccatgactaaactaaggatcagcgatcatccattgcaaattgaagttggaaggtacaaccagactccaccaaataacagaatgtgtactttctgtgacaatgattgtatagaagatgaaaaacattttatcttagaatgctcactatacgcagacatgcgcagatcccttgtaagtcccatacaactagacaaaaaatatacgcatcttaaaaataacgagctattcacatgtatcatgtcatctaaaaacgacgatataattggaaaactatgtgaatttgtatacaaatgtttcaagaagagagaagagactctgtagatttagatggaatatataacaatgttccatttcttttactttatgttacctaatgcatttagcccatgctgggcatgaatatgcaataaagttcattgtcattgtcattgtcattgtcattataagATCTCTTAGATACAACGGCTGAATCCACAGAATATATCAGCAATAGAAAaaacatcaggccacatttgagacaatttgtaactcgactttgaagacaacatgataatcatttgcaaggaagcatgcgtcacttcacgcgggctttgtgcaacgtaacatttgaattgcCTCTCCCgggtagtgtgaattacttctcccgGCAGTGTGGATTACTTCTCGCGGATACAGTAATTGCCTTTGCTGGAACCGAAAAAGCGCAGTCCttcccagcagcggacacagggtccatagcggacacaggggcacggcggatacgggatcccaagcagatacgcggcgccccccctcccccccccaaaaaaaaaaattgctgcgGGAAAAGGACTTCAATGGTGGCTAATACAATCGTACGAAGTTGCAAAACCCCCATTTCTTACAACCGCTTCCATTTGGAAACATATTCCTATGGGGAGGAGGATTTCATTGAAATGCTCTCATTGGACAGACCCTTAAATGGAACTATGTAATCTAAGATATCCACCCCATTCTCAATACAGTTTAATCAAACATcattcattaaaatcatttgccATTCTGCCAGATTGTTGTGAATATTACCATCTTTAGAATTGTCTGGGTTGCTAAACTTAACATCCTTTGCACTTGCATGATGGGGTCGTTGGGTTGGTGTCTTCCCAGAGTTTTCTTCGCCAGGATACCCAAGCATATTTCCTGTCTCGATTCCCTTGCTTTTCCCGGGTCGAATGGAGTCTTTAATTCCCATTCAGGTACTTGGTAATCATATGCTTTACCAAACAGGCTGTAAAAACATAAAGGAGCAAGGACAAGTATCACCTTCCGAGAACTAAATAAGTctaaatctttatttgttttaacCAAAATCGCAGAAGAACATACAAACATGCTCCTCTGAACTATTTCGATGTTACACAACAAATCGTTacacacaatacaacacaagAACAACTATGACGCAGTCTGCAATTGTTTGTTGCACAGACGGATAGTATAATGGAGAACTAAGTTATACAGTCTGTTGGTCCTAGCTAAGGGGACACTGATTCCACCAGAGTTCCTTTAAGACCTTCCAGTGACCTACGTTAGTTAGAAGAATCACTTAATACTTTGCTCTTCAAACACGATAATGATTTCTAGTAACGGAGAACATCGCCACTTATACCAGGACGATCTGAAGCCGTATCGTGATGTTAAAGATGGCAGGTTCTCAGTGTCATAATCTCTACAACCATAACACAGCCTACGACCTCTACCAAGACCCTGCTGAAAGTCATTCCATGTTCCTGCATCTACCTTTTCAGTTCAATTTTGATTGATTTACTGTTCAAAAATGGCAATCTGCTTGAAATCTGCCCTTACCTCAGGGTTGCCAAACTCATCTGTGTATGGCACAAAGTTGACACCATCATTGCTGTAGGTGATGTAGTAGGTGGTGACCCATTCAGGCTGAGTGGGGTGTCCCTGGGTGATGAAGCCAGTCACGTGAGTCGGTGTGCTGAGGTCCACCTGGAGGTAGGGGTTCTTGTCATCGGTAGCCGGGCTCCAGACGCCGCTGCCATCAACGGAAGGCTTGTTGTTCAGGGTGCCTTCCTGTGGACGGTGCTGGTCGTCCAGCTGAGAGGAACTGGTGATCTGGTCAGGCCAGATCTGGCCGCCCTCCATGCCAAGAGGCTCCTGGAACACAAATGCAATGTTAAAACATACAGCAACCTGAATATTTGAAAAGGTGAAGAAAATAGTGGGCAACTATCTCgttgatgaatgtgttcaatGACGGTACCTGGCAGACTTCGACAGTGACACCAGTGGTGGTCTGTGAAGTAGCAGGCGTGGTGGAACCAGTGGTGAACTGGTCAGTCTGGGTGGCAGTTCCAATGGTGGTGATGGTACCAGTTGCAATGGAGGTGGCTGTAGCTGTGGCCGGCTTGGTTGTTGTCTCGGTCACGACGCCAGTCACGGTCACAGATCCAGTGGTCGTTGGCTTCTGTGTGCCTGTTACAACCACGGTGCTGATTGGTGTGAGCAGAGTTGTTGTACCAGTCGGGATGGAAACGGTCTGGGTGCTTCCAGTGTCTACGATAACACCTGTGGTGGTGAAGGGAGACAGGTTGGTGGTCTTTGTCGACAGGGTCTGCAGGGTGGTGGATCCAGCAGTTGTGGTGATGCCTGGGTTGCCTGGCACAGTGGAAGCTGTTGCCGTGGTAGGCTTGACTGAAGCAGTGGTGAAGGTCTGCTGGGTGGTTGTACCAGTGGTTGCTGTACCAGTGACACCAGTGGTGGTACCAGTGACAGCTGTGGTTGTACCGCTGACACCAGTGGGGTCTGCCCGGGCCTGGTGGTGGTCAATTCTCCAATGGGCAGGGTGGTTGTAGATACGCCACCTGCAATGGTTGTTGTTGCACCAGTGGTTGTGATGGGCTTGGCGGTGGTCACTTCTCCAATGGGGAGGGTTGTTGTAGATACTCATTTTACTCCTGGCAAGCGTATAGGCTGTGAAATATAAGAATAAAAAAGGGTATAAAACTAAAAACCGCAAACGTTTTTGAAAGGGCACGTATATTCAAAGGTTCTTATTTCAATAGGACGACTGGTTAAGAAGCTAGATCAATTTGTTGGCCCAAACAAAAGAATAAGTAAATCAAAATACTGCAATCGGATATGCAACACTACAACAAAAAGTCAGTCTAAGATCCCTTTAGAATTTATTTTAACGCATCGATGCCAATATATTCAAACAATGGATTAAAAGCCCTTTCGCacctttttgcgtttcggcgcatgcgcgccggaacgcattgtcctggcttttaccttcaaggaaggaaccagggaagcttggttcaacactgtgtcgcacacaataagaccttatatggcaatacgttctcaactccttgtatagccgttgccttatatggcaagagagcactaaaaggcaggcaggctagatttgcatgtgacacaggacggcgaccgcatgtaactgctacaactgttcggaaatatcattgcattgtggtttcggactttgatatcctgaaaaatgaccatattacatctattccacaagattgcagaagaaaaaaaatgatttcgtcaagaaaacgaccaaaaatcggcataaatgataccatatagtgaggttatagcattacgtccagagtcaCTAGTTatgtaccgcagcttggccgatctggcaacgcgaagcacttcgaacccagaagatccgggttcgtgtccgtgcatggattttttaattctttttagatattgaatatcaaaaatatatattgatattatattaatctatcaatatcatatttatgaatatcattttttttcattaacaaataaagaaatattttatatttgttatttttaaatattcatttaatatatacaaggcctttgtcttatgaacaggacttcatagattccaaacccggcattcgaatttttctgttcattgtaatggaaaataccgtgcagcggctcctatgcgcggtaagatgattcttgcaaaacactcgccactaaacttctatccccgatgtaaacagaggctcttgatgttgtttgcaaaacagcgatcctttgttacagtagcaaatgctccattgttcagtatcgacttcattcagacaacacggacgtggaaagtggcgccgctcggcacaaaactatgggaattttcatgaattttagcaaaattacccaggaaaataaggaagaaatgttgtaaatgcggaaaccagaataatacggatgaggtagctgttgatttgtttgacatttggtagtcattttagatagaaccttagctgttatgaacttctatttcacttaattaccatagtgctgatgattcaatggtgcttttttcaaattttatgttttattgcgtgccatgtacataattacattgatagcttttataatgagcgtattgtacattttacaaataagtacaagctgtaggccaagaccagctttttcaaaagcacttaagttaagtgacgtaacttcaaaattgctttccccaatctgcctttctctattaaaacagtactcatttcccaaaatgacaagttttcttatagactgaacagcccttgagtgacttcctctggcagattttacttcaagtaaagggaaaagacaattcacactcataagcgtagccgaaacgc comes from Branchiostoma lanceolatum isolate klBraLanc5 chromosome 2, klBraLanc5.hap2, whole genome shotgun sequence and encodes:
- the LOC136426847 gene encoding hepatitis A virus cellular receptor 1-like: MSIYNNPPHWRSDHRQAHHNHWCNNNHCRWRIYNHPAHWRIDHHQARADPTGVSGTTTAVTGTTTGVTGTATTGTTTQQTFTTASVKPTTATASTVPGNPGITTTAGSTTLQTLSTKTTNLSPFTTTGVIVDTGSTQTVSIPTGTTTLLTPISTVVVTGTQKPTTTGSVTVTGVVTETTTKPATATATSIATGTITTIGTATQTDQFTTGSTTPATSQTTTGVTVEVCQEPLGMEGGQIWPDQITSSSQLDDQHRPQEGTLNNKPSVDGSGVWSPATDDKNPYLQVDLSTPTHVTGFITQGHPTQPEWVTTYYITYSNDGVNFVPYTDEFGNPEVRADFKQIAIFEQ